Proteins found in one Neurospora crassa OR74A linkage group II, whole genome shotgun sequence genomic segment:
- a CDS encoding von Willebrand factor yields the protein MPSTATTKERSSVAVNRQHRNCRKESRYKMTDLDHSPPRNISPNRHHQQTITNQASYNDPIMSHQGKKEEGTALSRGFKRLSGVFKKKSESDLRDQGQVSQPISTVCDTFAPNNPFANSEAAPPSYSEAMSGKPGGSSSIPAIAAKGNQLHASNHQDPGASTSFQRRVTLNGQVITDIDDPYAFLSIFDTVFLIDDSGSMIGQRWSEARDAIAAIAPVCVAHDKDGVDLHFLNHPRSYTNITSAAKVNQIFNSVHPSGRTLTGQRIWDILGPYLKMYTRGFGHSSWDPEKTGVKPVNLIVITDGDPQDDPESRILQVIKELERVNAPPYQIGIQFFQVGDDPRARAALAELDDELGGEKSRDMVDTVTWDNGDTRARQLEGEKMLKIVLGSVVKRLDRRPAAGKDKTAKRY from the coding sequence ATGCCAAGTACGGCAACGACAAAGGAAAGGAGCTCTGTCGCAGTAAACCGGCAGCACCGAAACTGCAGAAAGGAGTCACGGTACAAAATGACAGACCTCGACCATTCTCCCCCCCGCAACATCTCCCCAaatcgccatcatcaacaaaccATCACAAACCAAGCCTCATACAACGACCCAATCATGTCACATCAAGgcaagaaagaggaaggcacTGCCTTGTCGAGAGGGTTCAAAAGATTATCTGGAGTTTTCAAGAAAAAGTCAGAGTCCGATCTGCGAGACCAGGGTCAAGTCTCCCAACCCATCAGTACCGTCTGCGATACCTTCGCCCCGAATAACCCCTTCGCCAACTCCGAGGCAGCCCCGCCCTCTTACAGCGAGGCCATGTCAGGCAAGCCCGGGGGATCTAGTTCCATTCCCGCCATCGCGGCGAAAGGCAACCAGCTACATGCCTCGAATCACCAAGACCCGGGCGCCTCGACCTCCTTTCAACGGCGTGTGACCCTAAACGGGCAAGTCATCACCGACATCGACGACCCCTACGCCTTTCTCTCCATCTTCGACACGGTCTTCCTCATCGACGACAGCGGCTCGATGATTGGCCAGCGGTGGTCCGAAGCCAGGGACGCCATTGCCGCCATCGCCCCCGTCTGCGTCGCTCACGATAAGGACGGTGTCGACCTTCACTTCCTGAACCACCCCCGAAGTTACACGAACATCACCTCGGCCGCCAAGGTCAATCAAATCTTCAACAGCGTTCACCCGTCTGGACGCACGTTAACAGGCCAGCGCATCTGGGACATTCTGGGCCCGTATCTAAAGATGTACACGCGGGGTTTCGGGCATTCTAGCTGGGACCCGGAGAAGACGGGCGTGAAGCCGGTGAACCTGATTGTGATCACGGACGGGGATCCACAGGATGATCCGGAGTCGAGGATCTTACAAGTCATCAAGGAGTTGGAGAGAGTCAATGCCCCTCCTTATCAAATTGGAATTCAGTTCTTCCAGGTCGGAGATGACCCGAGGGCTAGGGCGGCGCTGGCGGAGCTGGATGACGAGCTGGGTGGTGAGAAATCGAGGGATATGGTTGATACCGTGACGTGGGACAATGGAGATACAAGAGCGAGGCAGTTGGAGGGAGAGAAAATGCTCAAGATTGTGTTGGGGAGTGTGGTCAAGAGGCTAGATCGTCGGCCGGCGGCTGGTAAGGACAAAACGGCGAAGAGATATTAG
- a CDS encoding aminotransferase, which produces MASHQHPPPGAFHNRKFSINRNTGIPRPARRFSIQEPSATEASSKIHRKFREAHEGHLPHAGLDATRSSTGVIWCSEQAGEHGFFEEPEKWANLGQGAPEVDDEIEGCFPRPQHLDISVNSREYGPTAGIKPLREAVANLYNEMHRQGKESKYTWENVAIVPGGRAGLIRIAAVLNNAYVGFFIPDYTAYNEMLSLFKNFAAIPVPLSEEDDYHIHPEKIAEEIARGTSVIITSNPRNPTGRVVANPELAEIQDICRERATLVSDEFYSGYNYTSNCDGTTISAAENVQDVDEDDVLIIDGLTKRFRLPGWRVAWILGPKEFIKAIGSCGSYLDGGTNVPFQEAAIPMLDPTLVKAEMKALQRHFCDKRDFVVGRLREIGFSIKLVPDSTFYLWLNLEWLPGPISDGLNFFQACLEEKVIVVPGIFFDLNPSRRRDLFDSPCHHFVRLSYGPTLDILARGCDGIERVVRKFQALEAEGAYGVPKAPSPSRTEGEKEPHTVPSAGGGEREKDEELHLL; this is translated from the exons ATGGCTTCCCACCAACATCCACCCCCCGGTGCCTTCCACAACAGGAAGTTCAGCATCAACCGCAACACTGGTATCCCCAGACCTGCCCGTCGCTTTTCCATCCAAGAGCCCAGCGCTACTG AGGCGTCCAGTAAGATCCACAGAAAGTTCAGAGAAGCTCATGAAGG ACATCTTCCTCATGCTGGACTGGATGCCACTCGATCCTCCACCGGAGTCATCTGGTGCTCCGAGCAAGCCGGCGAGCATGGTTTCTTTGAGGAGCCCGAGAAGTGGGCAAACCTCGGAC AGGGCGCTCCCGAAGTCGACGACGAAATTGAAGGCTGCTTCCCCCGCCCCCAGCACCTCGACATTTCCGTAAACTCTCGCGAGTATGGTCCCACAGCCGGCATCAAGCCTCTCCGCGAAGCCGTCGCAAACCTCTACAACGAGATGCACCGCCAAGGCAAGGAATCCAAGTACACGTGGGAGAACGTTGCCATCGTCCCCGGTGGCCGCGCCGGCCTGATCCGTATCGCCGCCGTCCTCAATAACGCCTACGTCGGTTTCTTCATCCCCGACTACACGGCCTACAACGAGATGCTTTCTCTCTTCAAGAACTTCGCCGCTATTCCCGTCCCGCTGTCCGAAGAAGACGACTACCACATCCACCCCGAGAAGATCGCCGAGGAAATCGCCCGTGGCACTTcggtcatcatcacctccaaCCCGCGCAACCCCACCGGCCGTGTCGTTGCCAACCCCGAACTCGCAGAAATCCAGGACATCTGCCGCGAGCGTGCCACTTTGGTTTCTGACGAGTTCTACAGTGGATACAACTACACCTCCAACTGCGACGGTACCACCATCTCTGCCGCCGAAAACGTCCAAGATGTCGACGAGGATGACGTTCTCATCATCGACGGTCTGACCAAGCGCTTCCGCTTGCCCGGCTGGCGTGTAGCATGGATCTTGGGACCCAAGGAGTTCATCAAGGCCATCGGCTCGTGCGGTTCTTACCTCGACGGTGGCACCAACGTGCCTTTCCAGGAGGCTGCCATCCCCATGCTTGACCCCACGCTCGTCAAGGCCGAGATGAAGGCTCTCCAGCGTCACTTCTGCGATAAGCGCGATTTCGTCGTTGGCCGCCTTCGCGAGATTGGTTTCTCCATCAAGCTCGTCCCCGACTCGACCTTTTACCTCTGGCTCAACCTGGAGTGGCTGCCCGGCCCGATTTCTGACGGCTTGAACTTCTTCCAGGCCTGTCTCGAGGAGAAGGTGATTGTCGTCCCGGGTATCTTCTTCGACTTGAACCCCAGCAGACGTCGTGATCTCTTTGATTCCCCCTGCCACCACTTCGTGCGCTTGTCGTACGGCCCGACCCTCGACATTCTGGCGAGGGGCTGTGATGGTATTGAGCGTGTGGTCAGGAAGTTCCAGGCGTTGGAGGCCGAGGGTGCTTATGGGGTCCCCAAGGCCCCGAGCCCGAGCAGGACGGAGGGTGAGAAGGAGCCACACACTGTGCCTAGTGCGGGTggtggggagagggagaaggatgAGGAATTGCATTTGCTTTAA